CGAGTGCCGATGCCGTCTCGGCCTCGGACAGGTCGTCGAAGTACCGCAGCACGATCACGGCCCGCATCCGCGGAGGGAGCTGGAGCACCGCGCGGGCGAGCTCGTCGCGCGTGTCAACGGCGTCGAAGCGGTCGGCGGGGTCGCGGTCGACGTGGGCCGGGATCTCGCCCAGGATCTCCGCGACCCGGCGACGCCGCCACCACGAGGTGGACTCGTTGACGAGCGCCGCCCGGGTGTAGGCGTAGGGCGACTCCGCGCTCGCGATGTGCGACCAGCGCCGGTGCACCTTCACCAGCGTCTGCTGCACGAGGTCCTCGGCTCGACCGCGGTCGCCCGTGAGGAGGTAGGCGGTCCGCACCAGCGCGGGCCACCGCGCCTGCACGAACCGGCGGAACTCCTCTTCCGCTCCCGCAT
This Knoellia sp. p5-6-4 DNA region includes the following protein-coding sequences:
- a CDS encoding SigE family RNA polymerase sigma factor, whose protein sequence is MDAGAEEEFRRFVQARWPALVRTAYLLTGDRGRAEDLVQQTLVKVHRRWSHIASAESPYAYTRAALVNESTSWWRRRRVAEILGEIPAHVDRDPADRFDAVDTRDELARAVLQLPPRMRAVIVLRYFDDLSEAETASALGMSTGSVKSQASRGLARLRSVLTGTRSLGERSLS